One stretch of Haladaptatus sp. R4 DNA includes these proteins:
- a CDS encoding low molecular weight phosphatase family protein, which produces MDVAFWEPPTVAFVCVQNAGRSQMATAFAEREIERREFDVELVTGGTDPADRVHESVVETMAERDFDLADRTPREITFEELQTCDYVITMGCSAADVCPASWAGETRDWDLDDPDGESSERVREIRDEIRGRVRSLFDEIER; this is translated from the coding sequence CTGGACGTGGCGTTCTGGGAACCACCGACGGTCGCCTTCGTCTGCGTGCAAAACGCCGGACGGAGCCAGATGGCGACCGCGTTCGCTGAGCGGGAGATCGAACGACGGGAGTTCGACGTCGAACTCGTGACCGGCGGCACCGACCCGGCGGACCGGGTGCACGAATCCGTCGTGGAGACGATGGCGGAACGCGATTTCGACCTCGCGGACCGAACCCCGCGGGAGATCACGTTCGAGGAGTTGCAGACCTGCGATTACGTGATCACGATGGGTTGTTCGGCGGCGGACGTGTGCCCGGCCTCGTGGGCGGGCGAAACCCGCGACTGGGACCTCGACGACCCCGACGGAGAATCCTCCGAGCGCGTCCGCGAAATTCGGGACGAAATCCGCGGCCGCGTGCGGTCGCTGTTCGACGAAATCGAGCGCTGA
- a CDS encoding phosphoglycolate phosphatase: protein MVPPLVLDIDGTMTRPDDSIDPRFFDLLPDWEAPVVIATGKAFPYPVSLCHFLQIPELVIAENGGIVLANDEITRNGDGDAARSVAEKYREAGHELGWGEVDLTNRWRETEIAVQRDQPLGPLSELASEYGQEVVDTGFAYHVKSSGVSKGMGIKAVAELLGRDLEEFVAIGDSENDVSTFGVVGESYAVANADEKAKRAAETVIEESYSEGTISVLEEVREWP, encoded by the coding sequence ATGGTTCCACCGCTCGTTCTCGACATCGACGGTACGATGACCCGGCCGGACGACTCCATCGACCCGCGATTTTTCGACTTGCTCCCCGACTGGGAGGCCCCAGTCGTCATCGCCACCGGCAAGGCGTTTCCCTACCCCGTCTCGCTCTGTCACTTCCTCCAGATTCCCGAACTCGTCATCGCCGAGAACGGCGGCATCGTCCTCGCGAACGACGAGATTACGCGCAACGGTGACGGGGACGCCGCCCGTAGCGTCGCCGAGAAGTACCGAGAGGCAGGTCACGAGTTGGGGTGGGGCGAAGTGGACCTGACCAACCGCTGGCGCGAGACCGAAATCGCCGTCCAGCGCGACCAACCGCTCGGCCCGCTCTCGGAACTCGCCAGCGAGTACGGACAGGAAGTCGTGGACACCGGTTTCGCCTACCACGTCAAATCCTCCGGCGTGAGCAAGGGCATGGGAATAAAGGCCGTCGCCGAACTGCTCGGACGCGATTTGGAGGAGTTCGTCGCCATCGGCGACTCGGAAAACGACGTCTCCACCTTCGGCGTCGTCGGCGAGAGCTACGCGGTGGCGAACGCCGACGAAAAGGCCAAGCGCGCGGCCGAGACGGTCATCGAGGAGTCGTACTCGGAGGGGACGATATCGGTTTTGGAGGAAGTTCGAGAGTGGCCGTGA
- a CDS encoding acyl-CoA dehydrogenase, producing MDFSLSAEQKQIRDMVAEFVDEEIKPRAAEIDETDEFPSDLVSEMADLGLMGMPFPEEYGGAGLDYHSYAIGLEEIARGSGGLGTVVAAHTSLAGNMLYEFGNEEQKQEFLTPVNEGTDIGAFALSEPGAGSDVPAMDTTADKDGDEYVLNGGKLWISNGSVADTVTVFAKTDEDAGNKGISSFVVRPEEDDGFHVEGTEHKLGDKGCPTAELRFSDLRIPKDRLLGEEGDGFVHALKTLNGGRITIAARSIGLARAARDDALEYAQQREQFDRPISDFQTIQHKLADMDTKIQAAKMLMHRAADRKMRGEDFIKHAAQAKLFASEISREVANEGIQIHGGYGYTTDFDAERYYRDAKLNEIYEGTSEVLRNTIAAQMLD from the coding sequence ATGGACTTCAGTCTCTCCGCAGAGCAGAAACAGATCCGGGACATGGTCGCGGAGTTCGTGGACGAGGAAATCAAGCCTCGCGCCGCGGAAATCGACGAAACCGACGAATTCCCCAGCGACCTCGTCTCGGAGATGGCCGACCTCGGCCTGATGGGCATGCCCTTCCCGGAGGAGTACGGCGGGGCCGGACTCGACTACCATTCCTATGCCATCGGCCTCGAAGAGATCGCACGCGGGAGCGGCGGCCTCGGAACCGTCGTCGCCGCCCACACCAGCCTCGCGGGTAACATGCTCTACGAGTTCGGGAACGAGGAGCAGAAACAGGAGTTCCTCACCCCGGTCAACGAGGGCACCGACATCGGCGCCTTCGCGCTCTCGGAACCCGGCGCGGGGAGCGACGTTCCGGCGATGGACACCACGGCCGACAAGGACGGCGACGAGTACGTCCTCAACGGCGGCAAACTCTGGATTTCGAACGGCTCAGTCGCCGACACCGTCACCGTCTTCGCCAAGACGGACGAGGACGCGGGGAACAAGGGCATCTCCTCGTTCGTCGTCCGTCCCGAGGAGGACGACGGCTTCCACGTCGAGGGCACGGAGCACAAACTCGGCGACAAGGGCTGTCCGACCGCCGAACTCCGGTTCAGCGACCTCCGGATTCCCAAGGACCGCCTGCTCGGCGAGGAGGGCGACGGCTTCGTCCACGCCCTGAAGACGCTCAACGGCGGGCGCATCACCATCGCCGCACGTAGCATCGGTCTCGCCCGCGCAGCCCGGGACGACGCGCTCGAATACGCCCAGCAGCGCGAGCAGTTCGACCGCCCCATCAGCGACTTCCAGACCATCCAGCACAAACTGGCCGACATGGACACGAAGATTCAGGCCGCGAAGATGCTCATGCACCGCGCCGCCGACCGCAAGATGCGCGGCGAGGACTTCATCAAACACGCCGCACAGGCCAAACTGTTCGCCAGCGAAATCAGTAGGGAGGTGGCCAACGAGGGCATCCAGATTCACGGCGGCTACGGCTACACCACCGACTTCGACGCCGAGCGCTACTACCGCGACGCCAAACTGAACGAAATCTACGAGGGCACCAGCGAAGTCCTGCGGAACACGATTGCGGCGCAGATGTTGGACTAA